CTGCTGGCGCACCGAAAACCGACCAGCAAAATAGAAGGCGAAGAGCGTCGTCGCTAAGAAAAACAGCACTCGCTTCAAACTATCGACCGGCACAGGCGTCCACATACAAGAAACGATCGCCAACAAGACATAGGCCCAAATTAACCAAGGCCGCGTCATGACCGCCAAAAATCGGCGCCACCGCAACCCCATAAAAAACAGGGTCAGGGCGAAAATGCCAAACTGAATCACCAAGAAGATCGGCGCCTTCGTTGAACCGGTCGCGACCTCGGCAATATTTAAATTCGTGGTGTCAATTTCGATCACCAAGGCCCCGACCAACGCCGCATTTAATGTACCGGTAGCAAAATACAGCGTCCCTAAGACAAACAATTTCTCGGTTACGTCTAGCCAGTCAAGTCGCGGAATTCGCATGAATAGTTCAGATTCGGGGAGAAGCGCTTTACTCCCCAGCGTGACAGCTTTAACCGGCTCATGGCTTGCGACCCGAGATAGAAATTAGAGGTCAGGATGCATCCGCAGGATAGAGATTGGTTGCACTAACGGCGATCGCCGCTACCGCCTCTCACACGGCCGCCGCCCCATCATGGCGTCATTGGCGGCGGCACCGGATCGTAGCCACTATCACCCCCGGGACGGCACCGACCAATCCGGCGCACTGTCAACCAACTCCCACGCAGTGGGCCATGCACGTCCAAGGCCTCGATCGCGTATTGCGAACAGGTGGGATAAAACCGGCAGCAGGGCATAAAAAGTGGCGAAATTACCAGGCGATAGCCGCGCACAAGGCCAATTAATAGAAACTTTAGGGTGGATGCTGGACTCATAGACTGATCGTACCCTATACTGAAAAGCCTGACTATTTTTGAGAATTGCGAGGAAAGTGAAATGTCCCGTTATCGTGGGCCGCGTCTAAGAGTTACGCGTCGTCTAGGCGATTTGCCTGGTTTGACCCGTAAATCCGCCCGTAAGGCTTACCCGCCTGGGCAACACGGCCAAGCCCGTAAAAAGAAATCGGAGTACGCGCTGCGACTCGAAGAGAAGCAGAAGTTACGCTACAACTACGGTTTGACCGAGCGTCAGCTGCGTAACTACGTCCAAAAAGCGCGTCGTAAGACGGGTTCTACTGGGCAAGTTCTGTTGCAGTTGATGGAAATGCGTCTCGACAACACGGTTTTCCGTTTGGGTCTCGCACCGACGATTCCGGCGGCGCGCCAATTGGTCAACCACGGCCACATTACGATCAATGGCAAAGTTCTCGACATCGCAAGTTACCAGGTTCGTACTGGTGATGAAATCGGTGTGCGTGATCGCGATGCCAGCCGCAAACTGGTCGAAGAAAATCTTCAGTATCCTGGTTTGTCTAACATCCCAGCCCACTTGGACTTCAACAAGAATAAGTTGGTTTGTAAGGTCACCGGCGTTATCGATCGTGAATGGGTGGCACTTCAAATTAACGAACTAATGGTGGTGGAGTACTACTCCCGACTGGTTTAGTTCATTCAATCGAAACTTTCCGCGGCATTCGATAAATTCTCATTTCCAAACCCTCCGGCGTCCGTCATCATCCGCCGTGAGGGTTTTTTATTGGCGAAATTCACATCATCAAACGTCATTCCACGCTACAGGCATCCGTCAAACAATCACTCACCACAGTCAAACCGCCGTCGGCCACAAAAAACCGTGCAACACATAAATGCTACACGGCTGAAATTAAATCCGACTGATACAGTCAGCGAATCGATTTACCAAAGCTGCGGTAGCAACTTGATCTTCTTCGGCGCTTCCACCTCAATCTTCTGCTCTTCTTCTTTCTTCTCCACCACGGCTGGGGCTTCAAGCGGGACTGGCACTTCAACAGTCCGCTCAACCCGGCGCGTCAAGACACCTTCTTCTGTGGAGACTGATGCCGTATCAGCAGCAATCAGAGAACCAGAACGAGTTGCCGCCGTGCGAATGGTGCGACCACTCAAATCGTCTGCTGTATTATCAAGCTCAATCTGATCTTGAGCTTGCTCTCCCGCTTGAGTCAATTGATTTTGCGGATCTAATAGAGGATCGACCACCGGATTCTCTGGATCGACCACCGGATTCTCTGGATCGACCACCGGATTCTCTGGATCGACCACCGGGGTATCTCCCACCGGAATATTCGGAAGCTGAAGCTGCGCTGCCGATAAATTACCCGATGCAACCGCACCATTTTGCGTGGCAACCGCAACACCTTGAGAACCGGTATTCAAACGATTCACAGCAGCCGTAGTCGTAGCCGGAGCACCCGTTGCGGCTACTCCGGTAAGACCAAGTCCACCAGCCAAGACGCTGTTTGCACCATTGAGTCGAATAATCAAACCGTTGGAACCACCGCCTGTGGCGATCGACTGAGCATTAGCAGCACTAAGCGAACGGACAATCACATTCCCACCACCGGCAATCGTCTCGCCCGTCGCTGCATTTCGCAGAATCAGACTGCCGTCAGCATTGATGCCATTAATCAAGACGCGAATCGTCTGATCGCTAGCCAAGCGATAAATGATCAAGCCATTAGTATCGCGCTCAAGGTTCGCACCTTGGATAAAGTTGGCATTGGCACCACCAAGCTGAGTGATATTAATTGTGCCGTTGGCAGCAACACTTGCTGCACCACCGGCGGCACTACCCGCACCACCATTACCGCTTAGAGTACTGAGGACCGTACCGGCGCCACCGGCACTCGCGCCGCCGATCGCTGCCGATGAAAGCGTCCCAGTCGATTGGAATAATCCTTGCGCTGCATTCACCACAATATTGCTACCGGCACCGGCAGCCCCAGCAGCGTTGACGTTATTTGCGAGCAGATTAATGACGCGAATATTACCCGTCCGACTGTTTAGGTTAATCGCGATATTGCGACCCGCTGTAACGCCACGAGTCGATAGCGCCCCACCCACAATACCACCGCCACTTTCGAGGGAGATATTTGCGGCATTTTGGATATTGCCAACCTGCAAAGTGCCATTATCATTGCCCTGAGTCCCGAAGAAGCCAGAGGCAAGACGAACCGTACCGCCACCCAAAGTACCGCTATTGGTCGTACTTCCCGTCAGCGCAATATTCGCCCCCGAGGCCACCGCGTTAGCAATATTACCGGCAGTAAGATTACCACCACTAATTAGAATCACTGAATTCGCACTTGGCCCGGCCGCGCCCGCCGCATTGAGGCTGACGTTAATATTCCGGGTCGCTAAATCCCCGGCATTAATTACACTGCTAGTCGAATTTGCCCCCGTGAAGCTCACCGTGCTCCCGTTTACCTGCACATTGGTCACACCCGAAAACCCACCTCCCGTAATCAGGGCCGGCAGAGAAGCCACCGAAGTCGCCGCAAATGCGTTCGGGGAAGCGAATGTACCACCCGGGAATTCCAAACTCAATAAGTTTCCTGGCTGCGACAAGCGGATAACCCGTGGGTTTGGCACGCTAGCAGCAATAACGTTCGCACCAGGCGCATTCACATCCGCCGCCTGCAAAACGGTATTTCCAAATAGCGCCAACGTATTATCAGCACCCGCCGAGACTGAAAGGTCACCAAAATTCACGATCGAGCCCGTGGCCACCGGCGGGAAAAGTAGCGAAGTTGGCCCACCAGTCAAATTGGCATAGATATTCTCACCGACCGCATTGAAGTAGGACTGATTCGTAGACGTATTATCCTGAAAGCCGATCGCCGTAGCTGTTGTAGCGATAAAGGAAGCTGGCACATTCAAGCTCGCATTCGGCCCAAAAATCACCCCTGAAGGGTTCATTAAGTATAAATTAGCACCCGTATTTCCTGATAGTTGAATTTGCCCATTAATAACTGATGCCGTGCCACCCGTTACCCGTGACAAAACGTTGGCAATTGCGGCTGGAGTTTGAAAATTTGCAGTCGCACCTTGCGCTAATCCAAACTGCGAAAAACTGTGGAATAAATTAGTCCCTGATGTTGTTCCACCAGTAATATTTGACACTGTTCCAGACGGTGTAACCACTGTACCAGTCGCCCCTAGTTGATTCGCTGGCGTTGCGACAACTTGCGCCTGAACTGCCCGCGCACCAACAGTAACACCGAGGATTGCCAAACTTAGTGGCATGATTGTGCGATTTAACTGCATAACTTTTTCTCACATTTGAGGAATACTTTTGGGGCCAAACACTTAAGTAGCGATTTTCAATTCGGGGCGAATTAAACCTCTAATAAATAGCACCCACGTAGACAACTATTTGTCTTTTCTATCAGCGCTTGAAGTCATTTTTATTCATAATAGTGGCCACTTTATTGCTTGTCCATAAAAAATCAGCTATTTGGCATAAAAACGTTGCATCCTCTAGTTTTTTTCGGTATAACATTTGCAAGTAGGCGGCCTAGTTTCCACATGTCACCTTGCCCTACGCTACGGGTTTAATTAGATAGATATATCAGTAACGTTTTAAAATCAAAGAGTGCCTAAGCGTTCTCCAGTTCAAAATCTCTTTTGTAGGATCTGTTGTGTTTGAAGTTTTTGTTGAGTCTCCGAACGTTACACGCTGGAACGTTCCGGCGATTGAGTACCAGGCGACTAACCCTGATGCCCAGGGTTTCCAGCCAATCGCGGCGTTATCGGTTGGTGATTTACAGCCAGACCTCACACAGGTAGCGAGTTCCGTATTAATCACGGACGCAATGCGACCGGCAGCGGAAAATCGGACAACGAGTCAGCGCCTGATGCAGCAGACGCTCCGTAATTTACGGCCATCGCAAGCCAGTAAAATTGTCACCACGAGTACTCCGGCGATCGACGCACCACAGCAATTAGCCCAAGCAATTTCGACGGACACCGCCAGCAAGGCGGCAACACCAGGGACGATCCAAGCATTTCTTGAAGCGCAACGCCTCGAAAATCGCGATACTAGCACCGGCGAATCCGAGGCGATCGCGCAGAATAGTTCGCCCAGCCGTTTCCCGACGACTCGCACACAGACCGAGGTGGTTGAAGAGAAAATCGATGAAACAACCACCTTTGAGGTCAAGCAGATTGAGATTGTGGGGAATACACGCTTCCCTGAGTCAGAATTAGCCGCTTACACCAAACCCCTCGAAGGTCGGCAAATTGGCCTAGCCGAACTGCGTCAGGCAGTTGATGCGATTACCCAGCTATATCTCAGCAAGGGCTATCTAAATTCCCGCGCATTTCTGGGTAACCAAGAAGTGACCGATGGCACAGTCACGATTCAGATTTTAGAAGGGAGTGTCGAAGCAATTCAGGTCGAAGGCAATAACCGCTTGCCCGACAGCTATGTTCTCGATCGACTACGGAGCGGTGTCGAATCCCCACTCCGCGGGGACAAACTGGAAGAGCAATTGCGCCTGTTACAAATTGACCCAGCATTAGAAACCGTCGAAGCCAGTCTGAGTCCCGGTAGTGCTGCCGGTAAAAGCCTCCTAACTGTCCGGGTCAAAGAAGCCAAAACGGCTTACTTTGGTGTTACTTCCGATAACTATTCCGCGCCCGTTGTGGGTTCCGAACGGTATGGGATTTATGGTGGGCTACGTAGCCTATTGATTCCGGGCGATGAATTTTTCGCCTCCTATAATCGCACCACCAGCGGCGGCTTGAATGCTCTAGATTTTCTCTACCGCGCCCCAGTCAATGCCCAAAATGGGACAATTCAACTGCGAGTTGCACCTTCTTGGTACAACATCACCGATCAAGAAATCGGCCAACTCTTTGACATTGACGGCAACTCACAGCTCTATGAGTTGACCTATCGCCAACCCATCATGCGCAACTTCCGCCAGGAATTTGCCCTATCCCTCGGGTTTGCGTTGCAAAACGGCAACAGCGAGGTGAGTGGCACGAATCTATTTGACACCAATAACCGCGCCCGCGTCTTGAAGTTCGGCCAAGACTTCATCTCCCGTGATACCCAAGGCGTCTGGGCTGGCCAGTCTTCATTTAACCTGGGACTCGACATTTTTAATGCCACGGATAATCCCTCGCCCCAGGCAGATGGCGAATTCTTTAGCTGGACCGGCCAAATTCAACGCGTCCAGCGATTCAATCCCAGCAATGTTTTAATTGCACAATTGAATATGCAATTCTCCCCGGACCCACTCTTACCATCCCAGCAATTCATCATTGGTGGTGGCCAATCAGTCCGTGGTTTTCGTCAGAATGCCCGATTTGGCGATAACGGTATTCGCTTCTCCCTCGAACATCGCACGGTTGTCGCCCGCAATCGCCAAGGCAATAGCGTGGCCCAGCTTGCGCCATTCTTTGACCTGGGTACAGTCTGGAACGTCGGGGACAATCCAATTGCTTCCCCCAATCAGCGTTTCCTTGCCGGTGCTGGTCTCGGCCTCATCTTGCAGCCCCTACCAGGCTTAAATATGCGTTTCGACTATGCGGTACCATTCCGCCGAGTTGATGAGAAGAATGACAACTTACAAGATCAAGCCTTCTATTTCAGCTTGGGATATCAACCCTAGGAACAAAGATCGTTGAAGATCAAGTTCATCAAAAAATCAATCTAGCAACAATGGCGGCAGAGCTTTAACGACTCTGCCGCCATTGTGAGTTCTATGAATGATGCTGATGCTGGAATGCATCAATCGTCCCCCAGCATCACCTTGCAAACATTAAGGCTTTATTGCATGGAAGAGAGATACGTATAAGCGCCCAAGCAACGCTTGTAGCAATTCAGCAACAACTGTGATTCGTGCAGACTAATATGGCCGGTATCGATCGCCGCTTCCGTTTTTTGCCGAATACTCTCGATCAAATCATCCGTGTGATATTGCACATAACCCAGGACTTCTTTCATGGTGTCGCCCCGTACAACGTGATCAATCTGATAGCCCTTGGGTGTCAAACTAATATGCACCACATTCGTATCACCAAATAAGTTGTGCAAATTACCCATAATTTCCTGGTAAGCCCCATTTAGGAACATACCCAAGTAGTAGGGTTCATCGGGTTTGAGCGAATGTAGCTCCAAGACTGATTTAACGTCGCGTGAACCAATAAATCGGTCAATTTTGCCGTCGCTATCACAGGTTAAATCCGCCAATGTGGCCCGACAATCTGGCGCTTCATTCAGACGATGAATCGGGGTGATCGGAAATAATTGATCGATCGCCCAACTATCCGGCGCCGACTGAAACACCGAAAGATTCACGTAGTACATGGAAGCCATGATTTTCTCAAGATCGGCAAGTTCTTCTGGAACATCTTCTAGGGTCGGAACGATCGTCTGAATTTTTTTGCAGCAATCCCAGTAAAGCTGCTCCGCGCGAGCTCGCTCCGGCAAACTCAAATAACCCAACGTAAAGGAACTGAGTGCCTCATCCTTAAACTGCGTGGCATCGTTATAGGTTTCCTGAACGTTCTCCGGGGCAATTAACTCATAGGTTTCGTACAGATTATGAATCAACCGATGTTCATCGGCATGGGGCGCTACGGGGACATCCACGTGCACTTCATTCGTGCCTAAAACATCAAAAATGAGCACCGACTGATGCGAAGAAACCGCCCGACCACTTTCACTAATCAGCGTCGGTCCGGGGATTTCCGCCAAGGTACAAGCATCTTTAATGGCCGCCACGACGTCATTCGCATAGTTTTGCGTATTGTAGTTTTTCGAGGCATGGAAACTACTGCGAGAACCGTCATAATCGACACCTAAGCCACCACCGACATCGAGATACTGCATATTGGCGTCCAATCGGACTAGCTCCACATAGATTTGGCCCGCCTCACGCATCGCATCTTTAAGGACGCTAATCGATGAAATTTGCGATCCAATGTGAAAGTGTAATAACTGCAAACAATCCAGTAAGCCTGCGGCTTTGAGATCACTGACGGCTTGCAAAATCTCGGGAATCGTCAGACCAAATTTGGCCCGATCGCCAGCGGAATCACCCCAGCGCCCGATGCCCTTGGCACTCAGCTTAGCCCGCACCCCGACCACTGGTTTAATGCCTAACCGCTGACTGGTCTCGATCACCAGCGCCACTTCTTCAATTTGTTCCAGCACAATAATGACTGTTTGCCCCAACTGCTGACCCAAGAGCGCGGTTTCAATGTATTCGCGATCTTTATAGCCATTGCAAATTAACAAAGCGCCCGCAGTCGTTAACGAGGCTAACGCAATCATTAATTCTGGCTTGGAACCGGCTTCTAAACCAAACTGATAAGGTTGCCCAAACCGCACCAAATTCTCAATCAAATGCCGCTGCTGGTTACACTTCACCGGAAACACGCCACGATACAAGCCGTCGTAGTTATAGCGGGCGATCGCCTTGGCAAACGCCGCATTCAACCGCTCAATCCGATCCTCCAAAATATCCGAGAACCGAATCAACAGCGGCAACTCCAAATTGCGCTGCATTAACCCTTGCACCAAATCGTATAAATCCAGCGATCCCCCACGCAGCCCTTTCGGCGACACCGTAATATTGCCCGCCGCGTTAATCCCAAAATATGGCTCACCCCAACCCGCAATCCGATAAAGCTCTTCACTCGCTTCGATCGTCCAGGTTGATGCAGGCGCGGTAGGCGGCACCGCCGCCGCCGCATCGGCACGATGATTACTCGTCGAGACCACCGCATTAGCACCCGTTTCAGTCGTTGTTGAAACCGTTGATTGTGCCTCGATCGGCAGTGGCTGACCTGTCATAGCTAGAAATACTCCGACTTCACGAATGCATTAAGTCCCCAGATTACCGCATTTGTTCGAGCAACGCGGTCACTGCCAAGGCTTCGGCTGATGTCAGCGTTTCATCACCAAACTAATAATGATTATTTCAGACGAGACATTTTGGATTACAATCCATGCACCTCTAGCGCAGTTACACAAAGCCATACAACGACTTTGGCAGGCTGACTGATGCGGCCGATTTAGTAGCCTGCGCCGATCTCACAGCACTGAAACTAGCTGTAATTAGCAAAACCTGATAAAACTCACTGATTGATGAATTTGTCCGCCGCTTCTACTTAAAATCATCCATGAGCTCGGAAACCTATCTCAACCATCCGACATTCGGACTCCTCAACCGCCTATGCCAATTGGACGATAAGCGGGAGCTGTTCACGACGCTCTATGCCCAAAGGCTCTTCTTCATCGTCGAACATCAAACACAAGGCTTACAAATTGAGTCACTGGGTCGCAATGAAGCGCGCATGATTGTGGAAAAACAACTCCGCATCACACGTTCTCAGGGCAATAGTCAGGCTTATGCGACACTATATAAAGTCCATCAACAGGTATTTTGCTAACCCTCACCGATGCATAACAACTGATCGACGATTAGACCGATCGGCACTGCACTGGGGTATCGTAATTTCCGCCAAGATTTATGCCCAGCGAAATCCGTGACGCTTCCATGCTGGAACATTGGTCACAACAAATAGCCAGCTTCCGTCAAACTATTCCCGAACACGTTCGCATTATCGCGGTTACCAAGAAAAAGTCGGTTACGGCGATTGAAGCAGCCGCGGCCGCAGGTGTTTACGACATCGGCGAAAGTCAAGTTCAAGAAGCGATGCAAAAACATCGCCAAATCAGCGATCATTTACCGAATTTAAACTGGCATTTGATTGGACGACTGCAGAGCAACAAAGTCCGCAAAGCCCTGGCAATATTCGATTGGATCCATTCTGTTGATAGTCTCAAACTGGCCCAAACCATCGATCGGATCAGCCAAGAATTAGATCGCGCTCCCCCCCAACTTTGCCTCCAAGTCAAGCTGGAAGCTGATCCCCAGAAAACCGGTTGGGCCAGTGAAGCACTGATCGAACA
The nucleotide sequence above comes from Romeriopsis navalis LEGE 11480. Encoded proteins:
- a CDS encoding ShlB/FhaC/HecB family hemolysin secretion/activation protein, whose protein sequence is MFEVFVESPNVTRWNVPAIEYQATNPDAQGFQPIAALSVGDLQPDLTQVASSVLITDAMRPAAENRTTSQRLMQQTLRNLRPSQASKIVTTSTPAIDAPQQLAQAISTDTASKAATPGTIQAFLEAQRLENRDTSTGESEAIAQNSSPSRFPTTRTQTEVVEEKIDETTTFEVKQIEIVGNTRFPESELAAYTKPLEGRQIGLAELRQAVDAITQLYLSKGYLNSRAFLGNQEVTDGTVTIQILEGSVEAIQVEGNNRLPDSYVLDRLRSGVESPLRGDKLEEQLRLLQIDPALETVEASLSPGSAAGKSLLTVRVKEAKTAYFGVTSDNYSAPVVGSERYGIYGGLRSLLIPGDEFFASYNRTTSGGLNALDFLYRAPVNAQNGTIQLRVAPSWYNITDQEIGQLFDIDGNSQLYELTYRQPIMRNFRQEFALSLGFALQNGNSEVSGTNLFDTNNRARVLKFGQDFISRDTQGVWAGQSSFNLGLDIFNATDNPSPQADGEFFSWTGQIQRVQRFNPSNVLIAQLNMQFSPDPLLPSQQFIIGGGQSVRGFRQNARFGDNGIRFSLEHRTVVARNRQGNSVAQLAPFFDLGTVWNVGDNPIASPNQRFLAGAGLGLILQPLPGLNMRFDYAVPFRRVDEKNDNLQDQAFYFSLGYQP
- the yidD gene encoding membrane protein insertion efficiency factor YidD → MSPASTLKFLLIGLVRGYRLVISPLFMPCCRFYPTCSQYAIEALDVHGPLRGSWLTVRRIGRCRPGGDSGYDPVPPPMTP
- a CDS encoding two-partner secretion domain-containing protein; protein product: MQLNRTIMPLSLAILGVTVGARAVQAQVVATPANQLGATGTVVTPSGTVSNITGGTTSGTNLFHSFSQFGLAQGATANFQTPAAIANVLSRVTGGTASVINGQIQLSGNTGANLYLMNPSGVIFGPNASLNVPASFIATTATAIGFQDNTSTNQSYFNAVGENIYANLTGGPTSLLFPPVATGSIVNFGDLSVSAGADNTLALFGNTVLQAADVNAPGANVIAASVPNPRVIRLSQPGNLLSLEFPGGTFASPNAFAATSVASLPALITGGGFSGVTNVQVNGSTVSFTGANSTSSVINAGDLATRNINVSLNAAGAAGPSANSVILISGGNLTAGNIANAVASGANIALTGSTTNSGTLGGGTVRLASGFFGTQGNDNGTLQVGNIQNAANISLESGGGIVGGALSTRGVTAGRNIAINLNSRTGNIRVINLLANNVNAAGAAGAGSNIVVNAAQGLFQSTGTLSSAAIGGASAGGAGTVLSTLSGNGGAGSAAGGAASVAANGTINITQLGGANANFIQGANLERDTNGLIIYRLASDQTIRVLINGINADGSLILRNAATGETIAGGGNVIVRSLSAANAQSIATGGGSNGLIIRLNGANSVLAGGLGLTGVAATGAPATTTAAVNRLNTGSQGVAVATQNGAVASGNLSAAQLQLPNIPVGDTPVVDPENPVVDPENPVVDPENPVVDPLLDPQNQLTQAGEQAQDQIELDNTADDLSGRTIRTAATRSGSLIAADTASVSTEEGVLTRRVERTVEVPVPLEAPAVVEKKEEEQKIEVEAPKKIKLLPQLW
- the rpsD gene encoding 30S ribosomal protein S4 yields the protein MSRYRGPRLRVTRRLGDLPGLTRKSARKAYPPGQHGQARKKKSEYALRLEEKQKLRYNYGLTERQLRNYVQKARRKTGSTGQVLLQLMEMRLDNTVFRLGLAPTIPAARQLVNHGHITINGKVLDIASYQVRTGDEIGVRDRDASRKLVEENLQYPGLSNIPAHLDFNKNKLVCKVTGVIDREWVALQINELMVVEYYSRLV
- the pipX gene encoding transcriptional coactivator PipX, which encodes MSSETYLNHPTFGLLNRLCQLDDKRELFTTLYAQRLFFIVEHQTQGLQIESLGRNEARMIVEKQLRITRSQGNSQAYATLYKVHQQVFC
- a CDS encoding YggS family pyridoxal phosphate-dependent enzyme, which produces MPSEIRDASMLEHWSQQIASFRQTIPEHVRIIAVTKKKSVTAIEAAAAAGVYDIGESQVQEAMQKHRQISDHLPNLNWHLIGRLQSNKVRKALAIFDWIHSVDSLKLAQTIDRISQELDRAPPQLCLQVKLEADPQKTGWASEALIEQLPLLDRLEHVEIRGLMVIPPFGLDNAKTQAIFQAAKSLQTTIQSQAWQHLRMDQLSMGMSNDYQAAIAQGATMIRPGRVLFGDRDH
- the speA gene encoding biosynthetic arginine decarboxylase gives rise to the protein MTGQPLPIEAQSTVSTTTETGANAVVSTSNHRADAAAAVPPTAPASTWTIEASEELYRIAGWGEPYFGINAAGNITVSPKGLRGGSLDLYDLVQGLMQRNLELPLLIRFSDILEDRIERLNAAFAKAIARYNYDGLYRGVFPVKCNQQRHLIENLVRFGQPYQFGLEAGSKPELMIALASLTTAGALLICNGYKDREYIETALLGQQLGQTVIIVLEQIEEVALVIETSQRLGIKPVVGVRAKLSAKGIGRWGDSAGDRAKFGLTIPEILQAVSDLKAAGLLDCLQLLHFHIGSQISSISVLKDAMREAGQIYVELVRLDANMQYLDVGGGLGVDYDGSRSSFHASKNYNTQNYANDVVAAIKDACTLAEIPGPTLISESGRAVSSHQSVLIFDVLGTNEVHVDVPVAPHADEHRLIHNLYETYELIAPENVQETYNDATQFKDEALSSFTLGYLSLPERARAEQLYWDCCKKIQTIVPTLEDVPEELADLEKIMASMYYVNLSVFQSAPDSWAIDQLFPITPIHRLNEAPDCRATLADLTCDSDGKIDRFIGSRDVKSVLELHSLKPDEPYYLGMFLNGAYQEIMGNLHNLFGDTNVVHISLTPKGYQIDHVVRGDTMKEVLGYVQYHTDDLIESIRQKTEAAIDTGHISLHESQLLLNCYKRCLGAYTYLSSMQ